The window GCTGCGCCGAGGATATCAGCGGGATCGTACTCAGGATTTCGATCAGTCACACGCTTGGTTGCGTTCGTCATGGTATTTAAACTCCAGCCCCGAGGGAAGCACAAACCGACAGAGACCAAGACAGGACGAGTTGGCTACTCGCCGTCCGTGCTGTCCGTCACTTCTGCGATGAACGTGTCCGTTGATCTGTCCAGATCGTACTGGTTGATGAGTTCGAGGGCAGCCAGCGCTGCGCCTGTGTCTACGAGGTCTGCGGCGAGCAATCGTTTGAGACGAAGGGTGCCTTTGTGGGCACGGTCGGAACCTGAACCGCGCATCTGGGAAAATTCCATCAAGAGTCGTCGCCAAGCAGTCGCCGAGCCGGTCACCGTGAGATTCCAGTCCGGGGCTTCATATCTAGAGGACGACTGCCGGCGGTAGTGGCCTTCAAGTCTGTCAAGCAGGTCGTCGATAATCGTGCCCTTCTCAACGGTCCGTCCGTGTATGGCGTAGTCTGGGTCGACGAGATTGCGCCACTCGTCGTAGGAGTCGATATCGTACTCGACAGCTAGCTCGACCTCGACTGTTTCGAGACAATCGGCCTTCCCGGGTTCATTCACACGCCGAAGTCGATCTGCGGTCCCCTCGGCGTGGACTGTGAGGTCTGGGAACTGCGCTTCGGTGGAATCGGCTTTTGGTTGCTGTTCTCCGGTTTGATCGCTGTTGGTGGTCTTCGATGCCATGGGTACTGTCGGGACGCCCTCACTGGACCGCCCCGCACCCGACTGGGGGTGCAAAAACTCACAGTCTGGTCGACTAATCGCTGAAGAATTGGCACACACCACTGTCTCCGGAGAAAACCACCAGACAGCGATGGTATTTTCACTCGAAATACGGTGTGTTAAGTCTGGGACTAAAGCCGGTCTCAAGGGGGTGTCGTAGGGACCCTCCTGAGGTTAGTTTTGTCCTCGTGCTTTCCTTAACTGTCTTTTATTTCATACAAATACAGAAAATATTAAAACGCTAAACAGGTAGTTGTCAATTATGGATAGCAACCTCACACCCGACGAGTGGGATCGAATTAGAGCGTTCGCGCGGGCTGCAGATTGCCGCCAACGGCCCGAGATACTGCTCCCTGAGGAAACGCTTAAAAGCGACTAAGATACAATCACGTTCTGGTCCGCACCTGATGACTGGCTCCTACAATGTTCTAAGCAATTCAGCAGAGCAGAATACAACCAGCTGTACTGTCGGTGTTCTATGCACTCAGAGCGAGATCAACTCACACTTCAAGTCGCTCTATCGGTTCGACCTCGAAGGTCAGCAGATGTGATCGAAGACGGGCGTAGGCCCCGTCACCGTCAGTCGTGACACAGTGCCGATTTGGCCTTGCCTCGCGAGGATTGCCGTCGTTCTCTTGCCACTCCGTCAGCGTGAACTCAAGCGCCTCCAACTCGCTGTCAGCCCCCTCAAACACGGCTGCAACCGACGGCGTCCCGTGGTTGTCAGCGACGTAGGCCACTTCGACAGCGTCGTGGTCGGCGTCAAGTCTCGTCCACCCATCGAGTTTGTCTGGCGGGTCCTCGGCGAACTGGTCGATTTCGCGCTGAGTCAGTTCGGCTTCTGCGGCGTCGCGCCACGCTTGTTTGATATCCTCGGCTTGGGACCGCTCGATCTCCTGAAGGACATCGCTGTCGATGCACTCTCTGGCCCACGCAAGCACGGTCTTGGCCTTCTTGTGCTTCTGCTCGGGTTCGCCGTCCAGCTGTCCGAAGTTCATCTCTTGGGGAGTCATCAAGAGAACTGACGACCGCCAGTAGCCAGGGTCATCGTCACATTCCTCGTCGGCATTGGGAGCCCACGACTCCATTGAGGTTCGGACTTCTTCGTGGTGCCCGAAGCCGGTTCGGACGCCGCCGGCACGCAGGATTCGCTCCGCAAGGTCGATGGTTCGCTCGCGCTCGTCAGCGGGCGCTTCATCGGGGTGAGTGACGTCGGCGTAGAACGGCAAGCCGACTTTGCTGATGATCGTCTCTTTGTAGTTTGGGATAAGCAGTGGTTCATCGACGAAGATCGGGTCGAACGGTGGTTCGGTTGTCGGCAACATACTGGAAAGCCTCCAGCCATTGAGGCGACACAAAATCGCCCTGCGGCGGAGTCTGGTCTAGAGGTACTGGTCAGCGGTGTCGCCGTGGTTCGCTTCCAGGGCTTCCCAGTCAGCCATTGCGTCGTACTCTGGCCGAACCTCTCCATCCGAGAGCATATCATCGACGAAGGCTTGGACTTGCTCGTCGACGGGCGCGTTCTGCAGGTCGCGCTCCCGAGCGATAAACTGGATACCACAGAACGAGCGTCCGTCTGCTGCAAGCTGCCAGAGCAGAAGCTTCCGGTTCTGGTAGGTTGCGAGTTCTGTCAGCAATGCGTCGTCTGATGGATTGGACATTGTGTGATGCCTCCGGCTGCGAGGGCTGCATAAAACAACATTGTGTGTAAGGTAAAGGGTCGATACAGCGCTTCAGGAGGCTACCAAGGCGGGTTCAGATGAGTGCGAATAAATAAGATTATGAATCTCGGACGTGGCGTTTGGTTTGACAGGATGTACGATGTGAATAGTTTCAAACGTGATATGCTAGTCGTGATCGCAGGCATGGACGATCCGATGGGGACAGAACTCACCGCCGAACTGCAGGAATACTATGCCGAGGAGATCACAGTCGGACGTGTGTATCCGCAACTGGACGAAATGGCTGAGAAAGGGCTTATCAAGAAAATGGATAAGAACGGACGAGGAAACAAGTATCGACTGACAAGGCGTGGCGTGCGAGACCTCCAAGGTCACCGAGAGTGGGAAAATCAGTATCTGGCTCCGATTGACGAGCTATCCACATAGCAAGCAGTGACGTGATTTGGCATGGGCAGTCACTCGGTTTCGTCGGCATCTGCCTCTAAACCCAAAAATTTCAAGAATTCTGTCCGTTTGTGATCAGTCACGAAATCAACCAGTGCAGGGTAGAACTCGTCATTTTTCGATATTTCTCCATCATCAGCAAGGACAGACTGTGCGTTGGCCTCTTGAAACAGCTTGGAGATGTCATCTTCTCGGTCGTCACCGAGATACATCGTAACCTGATTCCGATCTCTGACTGGAATCTCTGCTTTGGGTCGAGAGTTTGCTGCTTCTGCCTCAGCCTGTCCGGTTTCTTCTTCTGCGATTTCAGTATATTCAGCGTCCTTGTCGCTACTTTGATCTTGATGATCGCTGAACCGCTCTTTCAGGTCTTCACTCATTGTTTATTTCCTCCAGTAGCTCTGCGATGCTGAGATAACAGTCGCGAAGCTCATTGATTGGGTCACTATCCCACGGATAACCCGCGTCGTCTGGATCATAGGCATAAATTGATGTTTCGTATTCGATAGCGTGTTCAATTGCGTCTCTGTCTGGAACTGAGAGAACTCGATCTTCCCCGAACGTCTCAGTGAACCAGTCCTGCATATCTTCTGCGATGGAGCCTTGAGCTGGGACTTGATTTAGGATGGCTCCAATAGCCCTAATCTTGACCTCGAACTGGTCTTCTAGAGTCTCTACTTCATCAAACAAGATCTTAAGCGACTCCTGAGCGATAACATTCGGCTCGCTTGGGAATAAGACGTTCTCTGCAGCGAGAAGTGCAGCATCGGCGAGCGGCCCAAGATTTGGAGGCGAGTCGATCAGGACATAGTCATAGTCGATGTCAGAGCGGTTGAGAGCGATTTTTAGAGACTCAAAGCCTCGCCGATCAGTGTACAAAGACTTCTCGGCAAGGAAATTCCGCATATGCGCAGGAATAATGTCGTACTCCCCACCGGAGATGATGAGATCATCTAACTGGTCGAATTCCATATCTCCATCTTGGGTTAGGACATCAATCAGTGCCTCCGCGTCTTCATTTGGGTTGTCAGAGAACTGTCTATATTGCTCTTTATGCCCGAGTTTGAGCGTTAAAGCTCCCTGCGGATCAGCATCTATTGCGAGCACGTCATGGCCACGTTCAGCGAGTGCGCCTGCCGTGTTGATCGTTGTCGTTGTCTTTCCGACTCCCCCTTTCTGCATACCAATTGTGACTCTCATGTACGCACCTCTCGAAATTTTCGAAGTTTGCGAAGTTTGCGGGCCATTCGTATATGTCGTATATTACGCCATGTACATAAATTCCAGTGCGACAGATATAAGACATATATTACGCAACTTCCGTAAGACTTGGAAGTTGCGAAATATCCGTAATATACGTAGTGTTCGTAATTTCCAGCTATTTCGAATAGTACGGCTGTCACTGTCGAATCAAGGGTAGCTAACTGATACTTACCCTACCCCCATTGGAGTCGAGTCCGGGTACTAGATTTAGCGTCTCAAGCAGTTGTCAACCAGTTTTCGGACACCCACACACCGTCTTCGAAGTATCCTCCTGGATTGGTGTTTGTGGAGAATAGTCGATAACCAACTCATGCAGAGCAGTTTGAGGAATAATGGATAATTGAAATGGTGGAAGATAAGATATTAAATTGACTATTGTATGAGATAGATTTAATAAGAAGGGAGAAAAACCAAATCCGTACCACTACTTGAGAAATAGTATCAACAGACTAAGAATCATCAAGAGCATCGCAAAGTATGCCCATAACTCTACTACTCGCTTATTTTAAACAAAGATACTTCGAAGACGGTGTGTCTCTATCCATTCTGATTATACTTCAGAACAACTTATCCGTGGAACCTGCCACAAAGATACTTCGAAGACGGTGTGTGGCTCCCCCTATGTAGATATGCTAATCCTCCGCAAAATTGCGCTTCTGTGCCTGAATCACTCGCTTAAGGCCATCTTCGTGGTGACTCAAATCAGCAATACGTTCGTCTTGCTCTAACCGCTTCTTGATTTCTCCGGGGTCACGCTTGAACTCATACATCAAGTACATCCCCCACCTTGTTTTCCGCCGAGGCTTTTCCTCTCGTGATCGAGCTGCCCATACGTCCCGACCTCACGGACATAGTTGTTGAACGTCTCCCGTGTCCGTCCATCTGCATCAAGCACATCCGTCAGAAACTGGTACACCGGGAACGCCACCCGCGATGACGCCGTCGTTGACCCACTCTTCCCGAACTCCGCCACCGCGGCTGTCGCATATAACGAGATTTTCTTCTGTGTCGTCAGTCCTTCCACAAGCTTGAGAGAACGGTCAGTCTCAACATCCTCTTGAGCTTCCCGAACGTGATTCTCGGTCACAGTCAGATCACCGTTCTCATTCGCGACGTCGCCTGCCTTCCGAAGAAGATCAATAGCTTTCCGAGCGTCTCCATGACTTTGAGCAGCGAAGGCAGAAGTCAACGGGATAACGTCCTCGGATAATGCGTCCTGAATAAATGCGTCTTCCCGGTTCCGGAGAATCTCCTGTAGTTGGTTAGCATCGTAGTCGGAAAAGGGAATGTCCCGTGGGTTGAACGAACTTTCCGCTCGTGCGTCCAGGTTATTCATGAACTCAGGGTCGTTGGTTAGTGCAGCTACTGATACCTGAATATCTATGCTCTCAATGCTGGCGCGGCTGAGTTGGTAGATTAAATCCGAATATGCGGGTTCGCTTGAAGATGACCGCCGACCGAGTAGCAAGTCAATTTCGTCTAAGACAAACACGACAGAGTCGTA of the Haloarcula sp. CBA1127 genome contains:
- a CDS encoding PadR family transcriptional regulator, whose translation is MNLGRGVWFDRMYDVNSFKRDMLVVIAGMDDPMGTELTAELQEYYAEEITVGRVYPQLDEMAEKGLIKKMDKNGRGNKYRLTRRGVRDLQGHREWENQYLAPIDELST
- a CDS encoding ParA family protein, with protein sequence MRVTIGMQKGGVGKTTTTINTAGALAERGHDVLAIDADPQGALTLKLGHKEQYRQFSDNPNEDAEALIDVLTQDGDMEFDQLDDLIISGGEYDIIPAHMRNFLAEKSLYTDRRGFESLKIALNRSDIDYDYVLIDSPPNLGPLADAALLAAENVLFPSEPNVIAQESLKILFDEVETLEDQFEVKIRAIGAILNQVPAQGSIAEDMQDWFTETFGEDRVLSVPDRDAIEHAIEYETSIYAYDPDDAGYPWDSDPINELRDCYLSIAELLEEINNE